Genomic window (Peromyscus maniculatus bairdii isolate BWxNUB_F1_BW_parent chromosome 10, HU_Pman_BW_mat_3.1, whole genome shotgun sequence):
TCCACGGAGACGTACTTTAATGACTGGCCTGCTGCCCTTGAAACCAGCGAGGGAGGCAGTGGTCGGAGTTCTAACCCACTCGCCACCGACTTACGGGGTAGTTCGGACCGGTCAAGTCTCGGGCGTTAGCTTTTGCAAATGAACATGTGGAAATGTGTGGTAGGACATACCGAAACTCCCAGCCCCTGCAATGGGGGTCCATGTGAGATTCAGGACTCACACCAGGTCATGCGAACTGGAGGTACAGGCTCAAGACAAGGGACGAACTGAGTTTcgtcctccttccctccctcccagtcACCCCTCAGGCGGGCCCAAGGTCAGGACGGCCCAGGCCCTCACCCCCTCGTTGAGGTTCTCGTAGATCGCGTCTGCGCCCTGGTCGAAGGCGCGCTCGAAGAAAAGGGCGCCCACTACTATGGTGAGGGCGAAGGTTGCATTCCTGCGGAACAGCAGGGAGTACAAACGCGAAGTGATCGCCGGCGCCATGTCGCCTCGCTACTGAATTTGCTCTACTGAGTCTGCGTAGAGGCCGACTTCTCATTCCAACCAAAAGTTTCGGCGCGCACTGCCTTATGGGAATTGTAGTTCCTCCTCTGTATCTTAGCGTTGACGTTTTGAATCACACAGAAAGTCATAGTGTGCATAGGATAACAGATTCTTACTATGTTCATATCCACACAGCCAAAGCTTGGTAAAATTTATTACCCAGTCTTTCTCTTCAATTATTTCTTGCTGTTTGACTATTTGAACTACAACTCCCAAAAACCCCTTGGTTTCCCCATCTTGCCCCGCGCTGTCCCGCCTTAGCGTTCAGTCTTCGCGTATACTTTAGAAAGGACTACGAATCCCAGCGAGCAGAGCGCCACCCGAGAACGCAAGAGGAGGAGCTCGGAGCCGTCCAGCCAGGTATTTTTGGCCAGACGTCCTGGGCCGAGTTCTATACTACTTCTCTACCCAGAATAACGAGCTCTTCGTTCAAAATCCGTGCTGTCAGCATTTTCTGGCATAGGGAGTGGCTAGAGAGGCCAGGGGGACCCGGGCTTCCGTGCCTTCATCTCgcccctctgcctctgtgcctctgccttctgtgaaCCTGCTCCAGGTGTAGGCTTGGAGGTAGCAAAAGTCGGGTCCTAGGGGTCTAACCCTTAGTCACGCCTCAGGAGAAAAAGGTGGCTTTGCCTTTTCTTCCTGTCCTCCAGCTCGCAGGCTTTGAATCCAAGAACCCTGGCCTCGAAGGCAGGCGACCTGGTTGGAAAAGGCACCCTACAAATGCTTTTCTGAGGATCCCCACTCGGTCTTGAGCTGGCCCCCAGCAGATGAAAGGTCCCAGCTCTGGTGGAGTGCTCGGGCTATTGTCTGGGTAATGAAGAGGGCCAGCGCTTCTGGAAACTAGGACTCGAGAAGAAAAAACTGAATGCTTGGACAGGTTGGTGGTGCTCTCTAAGCCCGGTAGCCACTCAACGGAGGACTGAATATGTAGCAGCAGGGTAAACAGGATAATGTGCGTAAACTGGATGTTTGTGCAAAGTTTTAGAGGCAGTTGTAGTGCTGGGGTGCTTCAGAAAATGTAGCCTGGACTCTTAGTAGGTGGCCTGAGGTCATTTCTAGTCTGGCCTTGTACCTGTGATAAGGAgtctatttttttcctaattgcACGAGGGAGACACTGAATGGTTTTAAACTGTAATGTGACAAGATCTAACTTACAGTGTAATGCTATCTTTCTGGCTTCTTGGTAGAAAATAGACTGAAGAGGGGAAATTACAGAGGAAGGTGATTTAGAGAAGAGTGGATTAGAATAATCATCAGATTTGAGATGCATTTTGGGAGGTAGGGTAGATGGAGCAAGCTAGCAGATTTGTGAAAAAAAGAGGAATCagaagctgagcggtggtggtgcaggcctttaatcccagcattcgggatgcagaggcaagcggatctatgtgagttcgaggccagcctggtctacacagtgagtttcaggattccaggacaggctccaaaagctacaccgagaaaccgtgtctcgaaaaaccaaaccaaaccaaaccaaaacaaaacaaaacaaacaaaaaaaccacccacaaacaaacaaacaaaacaaaaacaaacaaacaaaaaccctgcgtTCAATTGTGCAGGCCTTTGGTACCAACACTCTGGAGAGACAGGTGagtctttgagttcaaggccagcctggtttacagattccagaacacccagggctacatagacaagCCCTGTCCtaaacaatacaaaaacaaacaaaaagaataaatatataggGGAAAATCAAAGTTTACCTCAAGGACTAAATTGTTTTTGTCTAATTGCTTATTCTGAGACCAGTTTTCACACTAGCTCTGGGGGGCCTGGAACCAACTACATAGACTAGCCTGACTCTGAACtcctggtgatcctcctgtctctgtctctggaagggtgaaattacagacatgcaccactgtgcctggcctgtaaattgtatgtgtgtttaaagatttattttttgttatggcagattatgcatatgtataaggtgggtggaggggTTGATATGTGCTCCTGAATGGCAGTGCCCACAGAATCCAGgaaagggtattggatcccctggagctggagttagaggtggtttgTGAGCTATCCTATGTGGGTGCCAGGTACCAAACTTGGGCCCTCTGTTAGAGTAGTACATGCTTCTAACAGGCTCTCCAGCTCTGTAAATTGTGTTTCATGTGAGTTGTCCCTTAGCTATGAAGTGGAAACATCTAGAGCAAATGGGGCTATGATTCTGAAGTTCAGAGGGCTGGTCTGAGACTGGGATAAAACCTGAAGACTGGCGCAGgattacaatcccagcacttgggaggtggaggcaggagaaacagaagaagttCAGAGCATTGGCAAGGTAttgtttgagcccagcctggactacattagACTCTTTCTCTAAATAAACGAATTGATAGATTACACCGAGGACTGATCTCTAGTCATAACTCGCCGTCTGACATATGTGACCTTGATCAGTCCTGACTTTATGTGACCTGTAAAGCGCAGCAGTGAAGTCTGGTTAGGGACTAAAGGGGAAGTGGACAATACTGAGGATGGGCTCCTCTCAGCATGCCTGTTTACTACTTGCAAAGCATCCTGGTAACTTCTGGCAGGAAGTTGTGAGCCTGCAGGGAAAGAATACTTAGGTTTTGCTATCACCTGCAAGATACCTACAACAAATTTGGTTGACTGTAAGTTCAGAGGACAGGAAATCATTTTATGTGGGATGAAAAGGATGACTAAAGGGGGTTAAAGGTGTGgcttatttgatttgatttaatttctactttgtgttatttttaaacatttattatttttatcttatatgtgtgagtgttttgcctgaatgtatgtgtgtatgtgcaccacatttgtgCTTTGGATCCCTTAGGACGGGAATTATGAATAGCTGTGAGCTGCATGTGGGCACTAGAGACTAAATCCAGGTCCTCCACAATCCACAAGAGTTCCAGGCAACCTGACACCCTCACTCAGAAGTACATGCACtcaaaaaacaccaatgcacataaaagaaactttaaaaaaaaataaagaaaacaattttttttcagttttttagtaaaatttttaaatgttgggcatgatggcacattcctttaatcccaatagttgggaggtagaggaggcagatctctgtaaatttgaggctagcctcagcaacatagtaagttctagaccaaccaggactacagagtaagacccagtcttatttttttttaaaaaaaaaaaagctgggtggtgatggcacattcctttaatccagtactttgggaggcagaggaaggcagatctctgaatgcaaggccagcctggtctacagagtaagttccagaaaaaccctgtcttgaagaaaaagggGGGGCAGGTGgtggttgtgcacgcctttaatcccagcacttggtaggcagagccaggtagatctctgtgagtttgaggctggcctggtccaTGGagggagatctaggacaggcaccaaaactacacagaaaaacccgtctcaaaaaaccaaaactaataaaggtttttttgttgttgttttttcaagatggtttctctgtgcagccctggctatcctggaactccctttgtagaccaggctggccttgaactcacagagatcctcctgcctctgcctcccaagtactgggattaaaggtgtgagccatcaccatccaggaaaaaaaaggccttttttttgttttttgttttttttttttgtaaaaatacaGTTGTTgagtcaggcatagtggtgcttcgctgtactcccagcactctgggaggctaaggcagaaatattgaaagtctgaggccagccctaGGCTATGAAGTGAGACAGTctcagggggagggggggaatctTCAATGTTCTACACAAAAATCTagggaaatgagaaaaacaacctTTACTTTTTTTTGATTAATATTTGAACTCAAGTTGAACAAACTAAATTCCTCTAGACACTCAGCTCTACTTACAGTTTAATTGCATTCCCTCAAACATTTAActccatttataattttaatatatttgattttctttttaagtacttGGGATGCATAACCTAACAAGCTCAATTTCCCCAAGGATACTTAGTTACTagcaaatttaattaattaagtttATGCTGAATTTAAATTTCTTACAAACAAttcaatactttttaaaattgattgtGTATAGGAGTGGAATTCATAGACACATTTCCATACAAATTTATTATGTACTTTGGCCCTCCTATTATTATTTCCAAACATTCCCACACATAGTTTTGCTTCTATTTCCGTATCTCATATGCATTTATGATTTTTATGTATCGGTATAGAATCTAGGATCTACAGATGGAATATGAtaattgtttttctgagtctgactcATTTCCCTTAATATGACGTTCTCCAGTTGCACCCGTTTCCCATAAATgatataattttgttctttatggttaggtaaaattccattgtgtatatatgtcccattttcttaatccatttgtctgttgatggacacctacACTGACCCCGTAACGTGGCTGTTATGAACACATGCAGGTTCTGTGTTGTGCGGATCTGAGTCCGTCAGGTATTCCCCAAGAGTGGTTGGCTGAGTGTCTGCTAAATGTGTGTTGAGGAGCCATcaaactgatttccacagtggctgtaccagtaaacactcccaccagcagtgtatggGAAGGGCTCTCTTTCCCCAAGTATCCTCCCcagcatttgttttcttactgATAGCTGTTCTGAAGGGGAGGAAATGGAGCCATGCAGTACTTTTgttatttctcaaaaaatttctcaaaaaataaaagtgtagccctggttgtcctggaactcactatgtaaaccaaactggccttgaactcacagtgatctgccttgctcagcctccttagtgccgggattaaaagcatgcactactACACCCagtttactaattttttttctaattttttgatagaaaatttttttcatataatttgtatatgtatatatgttttttttgtttttggttttttttttttttttggatacagggttgctctaggtagccctggctggcctagaactcactatgtagaccaggatggcctcaaaccaTATAGTGTATATTGATCATGTTTTAACCCTCTCCTAgtttcctcccagatcctcccctatCTCCCTACCTAcacaactttatgttctttctctctctctctttatagttcagtactttttaaaaacctaGAACCGTGACAACAAATTACAGGCTCTGGGTTGGGAGTTAACTCCGTTGGTGGAGTGCTTTACTTAATACAAACAAGGGCTTGGGTTTGGGCTTCAGCATGGTGTATCC
Coding sequences:
- the Uqcr10 gene encoding cytochrome b-c1 complex subunit 9 gives rise to the protein MAPAITSRLYSLLFRRNATFALTIVVGALFFERAFDQGADAIYENLNEGKLWKHIKHKYENKE